In Falco cherrug isolate bFalChe1 chromosome 2, bFalChe1.pri, whole genome shotgun sequence, the following are encoded in one genomic region:
- the SLC25A15 gene encoding mitochondrial ornithine transporter 1 isoform X2, whose translation MQTFPNMYKGLTDCFVKTYKQVGFRGFYKGTTPALVANIAENSVLFMCYGFCQQIVRRIVGVDRKTKLSDLQNAAAGSFASAFATLVLCPTELVKCRLQAMHEMQLSGKIIQGHNTVWSVVKGVIQKDGPLGFYRGLSSTLLREIPGYFFFFGGYELSRTFFASGRSKDELGPIPLLLSGGFGGSCLWIAVYPVDCVKSRIQVLSMAGKQTGFMGTFVTVVRTEGVLALYSGLKPTMIRAFLANGALFLAYEYSRKLMMKQVDSY comes from the exons ATGCAGACGTTCCCCAACATGTACAAAGGACTTACTGACTGTTTTGTGAAAACCTATAAGCAAGTGGGGTTTCGAGGCTTCTACAAGGGAACCACACCAGCGCTTGTAGCCAACATTGCGGAGAACTCAGTTCTGTTCATGTGCTATGGATTTTGCCAGCAAATTGTGAGAAGAATTGTTGGAGtagacaggaaaacaaagctcaG TGATCTGCAGaatgctgctgcaggctccttCGCCTCTGCCTTTGCCACCCTTGTCCTCTGTCCCACAGAGCTGGTCAAGTGCCGGCTGCAGGCCATGCATGAAATGCAGTTGTCAGGAAAGATAATCCAGGGACACAA TACAGTTTGGTCAGTAGTGAAGGGTGTTATTCAAAAGGACGGTCCCCTTGGATTTTACCGTGGCCTGTCAAGCACTTTGCTGCGGGAGATCCCAGgctatttcttcttctttggaGGGTATGAACTGAGCCGGACATTTTTTGCCTCTGGGAGATCAAAAGATGAATTAG GTCCTATTCCTTTGCTACTGAGTGGAGGTTTTGGAGGCAGCTGTCTGTGGATTGCTGTGTATCCTGTGGACTGTGTCAAATCTAGAATTCAGGTTCTTTCAATGGCTGGAAAACAGACAGGCTTTATGGGAACATTTGTAACTGTTGTGAGAACTGAAG GTGTACTTGCCTTGTATTCTGGACTAAAGCCAACTATGATCCGCGCATTCCTGGCTAATGGGGCACTGTTCCTTGCCTATGAGTACAGCCGGAAACTTATGATGAAACAAGTAGATTCTTACTGA
- the MRPS31 gene encoding 28S ribosomal protein S31, mitochondrial: MWSRVRGWDAAGGPCRLAMRLLAGPASGREAAGAARREGRPHSKIQKLFSTSSILSTEKDKSTTSKDSSAEVSSKSQEGTAETPKQKLLDIIGHMKVEVSYRTKLQQLKTREIKKQATNKLEGPDSEGAVPRRTTEDIQRGKPLNPELVEAVSAVASSLPLNKKQTESELLAQLRRHEETTDKQKRGGTINLRNVISEMAIKRQSPAQRGVMLSRRISLEFDEDGQGTKPERLSPQSSDSRRSLKGGRRLNIFTKASTEPENALKTVSSPTIWDLEFAKEIAAVTAQPPRNGFEEMIQWTKEGILWEFPIDNEIGMDDGAEFHEHIFLEKHLEGFPKQGPIRHFMELVICGLSKNPYLSVKQKIEHIEWFQKYFEEKKEFLQEI; encoded by the exons ATGTGGAGCCGCGTCCGTGGCTGGGATGCGGCCGGCGGCCCCTGTCGCCTCGCCATGCGGCTGCTCGCCGGGCCAGCCAGCggccgggaggcggcgggggcggcgcggcgggaggggaGGCCTCACAG caaaatacagaaactcTTCAGCACAAGCAGCATACTTTCTACTGAGAAAGATAAATCTACTACTTCCAAAGACAGCAGCGCTGAAGTGTCATCAAAGAGTCAGGAAGGTACAGCAGAAACACCAAAGCAGAAGTTACTAGACATTATTGGTCATATGAAAGTAGAAGTGAGCTACAGGACAAAACTCCAACAGTTAAAAACACGTGAAATCAAAAAGCAAGCCACAAACAAGCTGGAAGGCCCGGACAGTGAAGGCGCTGTGCCTCGGAGAACTACAGAAGACATCCAGCG AGGCAAGCCTTTAAATCCAGAACTGGTGGAGGCTGTTTCTGCAGTTGCATCTTCCCTCCCACTCAACAAGAAACAGACGGAATCGGAACTACTTGCACAGCTAAGAAGACATGAAGAAACCacagataaacagaaaaggGGGGGAACTATTAACTTACG caacGTTATTTCAGAAATGGCAATTAAAAGGCAGTCCCCAGCTCAGAGAGGTGTGATGCTATCTCGTCGCATTTCCTTGGAGTTCGATGAGGATGGTCAAGGAACCAAGCCTGAAAGATTGTCACCTCAGTCTTCTGACTCTAGAAG aagtctcaaaggaggaagaaggctTAATATATTCACTAAGGCTTCTACAGAACcagaaaatgcactgaaaacag tatCTTCACCAACAATTTGGGATCTGGAATTTGCAAAGGAGATTGCAGCAGTAACTGCACAGCCTCCTCGAAATGGTTTTGAGGAGATGATCCAGTGGACAAAAGAAGGAATACTGTGGGAGTTCCCAATTGACAATGAAATTG GGATGGATGATGGTGCTGAATTTCATGAACATATCTTTCTGGAGAAACACCTCGAAGGTTTTCCTAAGCAAGGACCTATTCGTCACTTCATGGAGCTGGTCATTTGTGGGCTTTCAAAAAACCCATACCTCAGTGTTAAACAGAAGATTGAACATATTGAGTGgtttcagaagtattttgaggaaaagaaggaatttcTTCAAGAGATTTGA
- the SLC25A15 gene encoding mitochondrial ornithine transporter 1 isoform X1, giving the protein MRINSAIQAAIDLTAGAAGGTACVVTGQPFDTAKVKMQTFPNMYKGLTDCFVKTYKQVGFRGFYKGTTPALVANIAENSVLFMCYGFCQQIVRRIVGVDRKTKLSDLQNAAAGSFASAFATLVLCPTELVKCRLQAMHEMQLSGKIIQGHNTVWSVVKGVIQKDGPLGFYRGLSSTLLREIPGYFFFFGGYELSRTFFASGRSKDELGPIPLLLSGGFGGSCLWIAVYPVDCVKSRIQVLSMAGKQTGFMGTFVTVVRTEGVLALYSGLKPTMIRAFLANGALFLAYEYSRKLMMKQVDSY; this is encoded by the exons ATGAGGATCAACTCTGCTATTCAGGCTGCTATTGATctcacagcaggagctgcag GTGGGACAGCATGCGTGGTGACTGGCCAGCCCTTTGACACTGCGAAGGTGAAGATGCAGACGTTCCCCAACATGTACAAAGGACTTACTGACTGTTTTGTGAAAACCTATAAGCAAGTGGGGTTTCGAGGCTTCTACAAGGGAACCACACCAGCGCTTGTAGCCAACATTGCGGAGAACTCAGTTCTGTTCATGTGCTATGGATTTTGCCAGCAAATTGTGAGAAGAATTGTTGGAGtagacaggaaaacaaagctcaG TGATCTGCAGaatgctgctgcaggctccttCGCCTCTGCCTTTGCCACCCTTGTCCTCTGTCCCACAGAGCTGGTCAAGTGCCGGCTGCAGGCCATGCATGAAATGCAGTTGTCAGGAAAGATAATCCAGGGACACAA TACAGTTTGGTCAGTAGTGAAGGGTGTTATTCAAAAGGACGGTCCCCTTGGATTTTACCGTGGCCTGTCAAGCACTTTGCTGCGGGAGATCCCAGgctatttcttcttctttggaGGGTATGAACTGAGCCGGACATTTTTTGCCTCTGGGAGATCAAAAGATGAATTAG GTCCTATTCCTTTGCTACTGAGTGGAGGTTTTGGAGGCAGCTGTCTGTGGATTGCTGTGTATCCTGTGGACTGTGTCAAATCTAGAATTCAGGTTCTTTCAATGGCTGGAAAACAGACAGGCTTTATGGGAACATTTGTAACTGTTGTGAGAACTGAAG GTGTACTTGCCTTGTATTCTGGACTAAAGCCAACTATGATCCGCGCATTCCTGGCTAATGGGGCACTGTTCCTTGCCTATGAGTACAGCCGGAAACTTATGATGAAACAAGTAGATTCTTACTGA